One window from the genome of Methanobrevibacter sp. encodes:
- a CDS encoding tRNA pseudouridine(54/55) synthase Pus10: MDNMYELAKQILDETDGKICKSCLGRKLSKTIEGNNNIERADKVCNELNINLDDVDCVICNNIFDKINDELYKKIDDKINHLGIEFETFLVGSKIPKDIQERDDALSEKFNLTVETIKKEINRLIGLGIWEIYDKEAGFENQDIVFNINLTGDVKVKIQINPLYIEGKYNKFQRGIPQTKWPCTKCKGRGCEVCNFTGKQYPNSVEELISEHVLTLTKGREAKFHGAGREDIDVLMLGSGRPFVLEIKEPIIRNIDLPKIEEDVNKINEGKTAYHNLHLCKRSRKAEIKQSSPDAYKIYNAIVECDENFDESKLDELLKLDEIHQQTPLRVMRRRADKTRIKHVLDLSYEIIDDKHFSLTIKTEGGLYIKELISGDEGRSKPNVSEILGVGTICQQLDVMEVSEK, translated from the coding sequence ATAGATAACATGTATGAGCTTGCAAAACAAATTTTAGATGAAACTGACGGCAAAATCTGTAAAAGTTGTCTTGGGCGCAAATTATCTAAAACAATAGAAGGCAACAATAACATTGAAAGAGCAGATAAAGTCTGCAATGAACTAAATATTAATTTAGATGATGTTGATTGTGTGATTTGCAATAATATCTTTGATAAAATTAATGATGAGCTATATAAGAAAATCGATGATAAAATCAATCACCTAGGCATTGAATTTGAAACATTTTTAGTTGGTTCAAAGATTCCTAAAGACATCCAGGAGCGTGATGATGCGCTGTCTGAAAAATTCAATTTAACAGTTGAGACCATAAAAAAAGAAATAAACAGATTAATTGGTCTTGGAATCTGGGAAATTTATGATAAAGAAGCAGGATTTGAAAATCAGGACATTGTTTTTAATATTAACCTGACAGGTGATGTGAAAGTTAAAATTCAGATTAATCCGTTATATATTGAAGGCAAATATAATAAATTCCAAAGAGGAATTCCGCAAACTAAGTGGCCATGTACCAAATGTAAGGGAAGGGGATGTGAAGTGTGCAACTTCACAGGAAAGCAATATCCTAATTCAGTTGAAGAACTAATTTCCGAGCATGTATTGACTTTAACTAAAGGAAGGGAAGCTAAATTCCATGGTGCGGGTCGTGAAGACATTGATGTTTTGATGCTGGGTTCCGGAAGGCCATTTGTATTGGAAATTAAGGAACCTATAATAAGAAATATTGATTTGCCTAAAATAGAAGAGGATGTAAATAAAATTAATGAAGGTAAAACCGCTTATCATAACCTGCATTTATGTAAAAGAAGCAGGAAAGCGGAAATCAAACAGTCTTCACCCGACGCTTATAAAATTTATAATGCAATAGTCGAATGTGATGAAAACTTCGATGAATCAAAACTTGATGAATTGCTAAAATTAGATGAAATTCATCAACAAACTCCTTTAAGAGTAATGAGAAGACGTGCTGATAAAACACGTATCAAACATGTTTTAGATTTATCTTATGAAATAATCGACGATAAACATTTTAGTCTGACTATTAAAACAGAAGGAGGATTATATATTAAGGAATTGATTTCCGGCGATGAAGGAAGAAGCAAGCCAAATGTAAGTGAAATATTGGGTGTTGGGACAATTTGTCAGCAATTGGATGTAATGGAAGTAAGTGAGAAATAG
- a CDS encoding signal recognition particle protein Srp54 — protein MNMLGNLGENLTNTMKKLVGMSVIDKKTIKEIVRDIQRALIQSDVNIKLVQDLSKKIEKRSLEEEPPKGITPREHVITIIYEEMVNLLGSETVGLDINERPYKILFLGLQGSGKTTTIGKLCRYLQKKGFNPAVVCTDTWRPAAYVQLKQLTEEMDVPLYGDPDNKDALDLARKGLQEFKNRKVIIFDTAGRHKQEEDLIAEMDELDDIINPNEAILVIDGTIGQQAGEQAKAFSQATDIGSIIITKLDGSAKGGGAMSAVAETGAPIKFIGTGERIDDFELFDPERFISRLLGMGDIKSLIEKAEENIDEDIAEKTMTNMLTGKFTLMDMKNQFEMMNKMGPMQQVLNMIPGMGNKIPKEASKMTEEKLESYKIMMSSMTEEEMLNPKIIKQSRIQRIARGSGVDESDVKELLKYYNNTKKTMKGIGKRGGRLSGGAMNRMMGQFMNR, from the coding sequence ATTAATATGCTTGGAAATTTAGGAGAAAATCTTACTAATACGATGAAAAAGTTAGTAGGGATGTCTGTTATTGATAAAAAAACTATTAAAGAAATAGTAAGAGACATACAACGTGCTTTAATTCAATCTGACGTTAATATTAAATTGGTCCAAGATTTATCAAAAAAAATTGAAAAGAGGTCTCTTGAAGAAGAACCGCCAAAGGGAATTACTCCAAGGGAACATGTTATAACAATTATCTATGAGGAAATGGTAAATCTTTTAGGCAGTGAAACTGTTGGTTTGGATATCAATGAAAGGCCTTACAAAATTTTATTCTTGGGTCTTCAGGGTAGTGGTAAAACAACCACCATCGGTAAATTATGCAGATACTTACAAAAAAAAGGTTTCAACCCTGCTGTAGTCTGTACCGACACATGGAGGCCTGCAGCTTATGTTCAATTAAAGCAATTAACCGAAGAGATGGATGTTCCTTTATATGGGGATCCTGACAATAAGGATGCTCTTGATTTGGCTAGAAAAGGTTTGCAGGAATTTAAAAATAGGAAAGTCATTATTTTCGATACTGCAGGTAGGCACAAACAGGAAGAAGATTTAATTGCTGAGATGGATGAATTAGATGATATCATTAATCCGAACGAAGCCATTTTAGTCATTGATGGAACAATAGGTCAGCAAGCAGGCGAACAGGCAAAAGCATTCTCACAAGCCACCGATATTGGGTCAATCATTATTACAAAATTAGACGGTTCTGCAAAAGGTGGGGGTGCAATGTCTGCTGTTGCAGAAACCGGTGCTCCAATTAAATTCATAGGTACTGGTGAGAGAATTGACGACTTTGAATTATTTGACCCTGAAAGATTTATTTCAAGACTGCTTGGTATGGGAGATATAAAATCCCTTATTGAAAAAGCTGAAGAAAATATTGATGAGGATATTGCAGAAAAAACAATGACCAATATGCTTACCGGTAAATTCACATTGATGGATATGAAAAACCAATTCGAAATGATGAATAAGATGGGGCCAATGCAACAGGTTTTAAACATGATTCCGGGAATGGGAAATAAAATCCCAAAAGAAGCTTCTAAAATGACTGAGGAAAAACTTGAGTCCTACAAGATTATGATGTCTTCCATGACCGAAGAAGAGATGCTAAATCCAAAAATAATCAAACAATCCCGCATTCAGAGAATCGCCAGAGGTTCCGGTGTTGATGAAAGTGATGTAAAAGAACTTTTAAAATATTATAATAACACTAAAAAGACCATGAAAGGAATCGGAAAACGTGGCGGCCGTTTAAGCGGCGGTGCTATGAACCGTATGATGGGACAATTTATGAATAGATAA
- the hpt gene encoding hypoxanthine/guanine phosphoribosyltransferase, translating into MLEEIKKSLEASPIVKKGDYNYFVNPISDGIPAMDPKMLRELTLSIYKHADLNVDKIVAVESMGIHLATALSLATDIPFVIVRKREYGLEGERKVKQKTGYGSSNLYINDIHPGERILLIDDVVSTGGTLMALLETLKELDIEIKTTVAVIEKGEGKHIVEEKTGMKVLSLVTLDVIDGKVVIQKTIED; encoded by the coding sequence ATGTTAGAAGAAATAAAAAAATCTTTAGAAGCATCCCCAATTGTAAAAAAAGGTGATTATAACTATTTTGTAAATCCTATAAGCGATGGTATTCCAGCTATGGACCCAAAAATGCTTAGAGAATTAACATTATCAATTTATAAACATGCTGACTTAAATGTTGATAAAATTGTTGCTGTTGAATCTATGGGAATACATTTGGCTACTGCATTATCCCTTGCAACCGACATCCCATTTGTTATTGTCCGAAAGAGAGAATATGGTCTTGAAGGAGAAAGAAAGGTTAAGCAGAAAACCGGATACGGTTCATCAAACCTTTACATAAACGATATACACCCCGGTGAAAGGATTTTGCTCATTGACGATGTTGTAAGTACTGGTGGAACATTAATGGCTTTGTTAGAGACTTTGAAAGAATTAGACATAGAAATTAAAACTACTGTTGCCGTTATCGAAAAAGGCGAAGGCAAACACATCGTGGAAGAAAAAACAGGCATGAAAGTCCTATCCCTCGTTACATTAGATGTTATTGATGGAAAAGTAGTTATTCAAAAAACAATCGAAGATTAA